The Anomalospiza imberbis isolate Cuckoo-Finch-1a 21T00152 unplaced genomic scaffold, ASM3175350v1 scaffold_81, whole genome shotgun sequence nucleotide sequence TTTGCATTGTATTTAATGCTGTGTTGGCATGCTAGGAATAGCTAACTGTAAATTTCCTTCAGGGAAATGGCCATGAGAGGGACTTTATGGATGATCCTCGGGTTTATATTATGGATGCATACAATAGATATATTTACCCAGGTGATGGTTTTGCTAAACGTGAGTATAATTGAAATTCATCTTCCCAAATGTACCAGACCTACTGTGTTGTTACCTAACTTCTTTATTTACTACTAAACTTCCTTGCAACACTAGGTTGCataggtttctttttttaatgatttttaatttcacatcATTTTCACTGCTCACTGTGATATATCATAATAGTGTTCATGCTGTAGTGTTTTCCCTCACTTCAGGAATGACATTTTGAAATGCAGGGTGTGGGGAGGTGTCAGTGGATGTTGTTGGCAGTCCATTccagagcttggagcagcaAGTTGAATAATCCTTTGATTTGAAGAGAGTTGTTATCATCTTTCCCTTACATTACATTTATGAGAGGATTAGCTGATACTGAGTAAAAAGGTTTCATGTTCTTTTGAGAGTGAAGTTATAACATATTCAGGTGTCGCCTTGCCAGTAGAACTTTTTTGATAAGCATGAAGGAAACAATCTGCATCTGAATGTGTCACAAGGTAGGAAGCAAAGCAAGTCCTGGAACAGAACCATAGAATTTAAAGTTGGGAAGTCCCTCTGAGGTTGAGTCCAACCATttctccagcactgccaccagTGACCAGCGTCCCtaaatgccacatccacactgttaaatccctgcagggatggggatttCCCCCTTCCCTGTCATCCCCACGTTAAGAGCTGGTGCTTGATTTGGTTTCGTTGTGATTTGTTTATCCCTGCTGTGATGTGTCTGTTGTGTCTTGTGACCTGCCACAATTAATTAGTGGGACTTTGATAATGGTTAAATTGGAATGCAAAAGCCCCAAGTTTATTTGGTCTTTGATTCTGTTACAATGTCATTTATTACAAGCTTGATTTGTTCACTGAGGCAGGGGATGCTGGGGGAGTTGTTCTGCTGTTGGATTCCTTCAGTGATGCTGTTGTTCTGAAAAACCTACTTCATTTGGATTCTTGACAAGAGTTAGGTGCAGTGCATTTCACTGCTGTCTTTTGACTagtaaaaatactaaaaattgtAGTACTTCAAGGTTTTAAGCTAAAAAATGACCATTTAAAGCACACCATGTCTGGAAGCAGACAAATTCCAAGCAAATATGGGGGAATTTCCCCCAAGAAATGCATCCTTTTATTCATATACCACATGGCAGCATTTGAACAAATTGATTAAGACCAAAACAGAGTCAGTCCTTGTTAGCAAGTCTGAAGCACTGAGCTGCAGTACCACCCTGAATTCCAGCATTCCCTTTCTGCAGATGAAGGATGAGGTGCACGGGGCTGGGCCAGAGCCATGTGAATATAGTTCCTTGCACTTTACATAAGAATGTCTAAATAGGATTTTTGTGGCTAAGTCCCTTAAACACTTTCCAATAGGTGACCAGGAAGAGATGGGATCACAGGGGAAACTCCTTGCTGAGGGGCAGAGGCTTGTACATGAGATTTTGGATCCTTAGGGTAAACTGTCTCCTTGGACTTCCTGCCCATTTTCCAGGTTTTATTGCAGGAACCTCTTCAACACATTTTTTGCCCCATGGGCTTCATtagggaggggagaaaaggggcaGCTCACCTTGCCAATGCTAAGCCATAAGCATATTGAGTCTCTGGGAAAAGCAGTGTGGAATTACACAGGCTCAGGAGGAGAAAGGAGGGATGAGGAATAGGGCTGGTTCACTGAAGGGTATGTAGGAAAGGCTGAAACTCTGAGAAACcataaagaagcaaaaatatttgaaactaTTGTTGATGCAATATAAAATAAcaggatgaaaaagaaaagcttcacTGATGCTGAACAAAgatgaaaagcagaacaaaaggCAGCAATCACAAGAGTAATTGTCATTCTGTGTTGAGGGTATTCTTGCACACTTGGTGGGGGCTGAATCCCTATTGAAGATGTGAGACTCCACATCATTTAGTGTGAGGAAGAAGTCATGCCTTGGAACAGCTCTGGCATGGCTTTGATTAATTCAGAGGTAGTCACACATCCCTCCATAAAAGCACCCAAAACTCAGCTGCATAACCTTGGGTTTCTTTCCTTTACCTTCTCAGCCTTCATTTTCTACTTTTATTGCTTTATTAGAAGCATTAgaaataatttgatttaaatTAAGAATTGATATTTGCTCTTCTGGTAGGATTACAGGGTAAGAACATTAAATTGAAAATGCTTGGGGCAAAGCTGAATCTTGTTATACATTCATAAAGAAGTTCACATAAATTCATGATCCCTTGCTGTGAAGTTTTGAGTGTtgtgataaaaataaaacatcttcATAATTTCTCAGTAATATTTATCTTGTTTTTCCCCCAGCTGTTTCCTCTGCAATAGCAGTTCAGTGTTTTCTTTGCCTTATGCTTTATTTAGGTTACTTTTaagttaataattttctttatgatTTCTCTGCTGATTGGTAACTGGACTTGCAGATCAGCTGTTTTTCAATAACATTTTCCATTTGcatctcagattttttttttttttgtcctgcaTCTAATTTTCTCTCTTCAATGGAATTTTTTCAAGGTCATTCTGCTTTACGTTTGCTGAGAAAACAAGCAGTTGAAtagttttctttaattaatgTTTCTGTGAAAATGCAGCGTATTGAGAGAGCTTccagaaatgtaatttttttcgCTTGCTTACCTAAATtgtgcattttctttcagagcAATGCTTTGTTTATTGAGCAGCGCTTGCTTTGCTGTCCCTCAGGTGCCATAAAACGCAAAGTGGAACTGGAGTGGGGCACAGAGGACACTGAGTACCTGCAGAAGGTGCACACCCACGTGGAGGGAGCCCTGAATGAATTCAAGCCTGACATCGTTGTTTACAATGCTGGCACTGACATTCTGGATGGGGATCCCCTGGGAGGCCTGGCCATTTCCCCCCAGGTAcgtgagctgcagcagcatatcctccccagggctgcagggagcgcactgccccagcacagcactgtCCTGGCACAGACACACATCTCCCTTGccttttctcccttctctttgtggcagcagctctctccaCAGAGTGAAAACACAATTTTCAAAGgcattttcctggggaaggttgtgagaagatcagaggaaagaatgagaaacaattcttatctccacttgctgcacctgctgttgtgcacatgtggaatgtgtcatggagatttgtttaccaaagagtgatttcttaattggacactggatggtgtttggatggatTGACCAATCTGGTCTGAGTGTATCAGGCTGGCTGTAAGGGTGATGGGTTTCTTTATGGTCTAGTATAGTATAATGAAgtgattgatcagccttctgcaatcatgggGTCAGTGCTAATTATCACTTGGCTGGGGGCTTGTGGTGACATCCCTTCCTTCTTGTCTCTCCTGACtctgaatatttttgttcttctggTGCCTGTTCCAGTATCATTCATCTTCTCTCTAAAATACACTGATTGCCAACACCCAAACAGTAACCAGGGAGTTACATATATTTTCACATTTCACCTGACTTCTATTTTCCCTGCTTGGTTTGATCTTTCTGTggttcttttttcccctcacatgaCCCATTTTGCAATGTATTTCTTTTGTCACCTGCCCCCCATGTGTATCTTACActtaatttcttctgttttatacTACCCTCATGGTTATAACAATTTtgtgcagcctggctgtgtATTCTCAACAAATGAAcagttattttccttttcttgatatttttctttagatACCGTTTACTTTCTCTGGTTTGCTACCAGACTCAAATTTTGGTTTATTCTGAAAAGTTTCTTAGAAGTCTTCACCTTTCTGCTTTTCTAAAATAAGCAAAAATTCACAGTCCTCTTATTTCCTTCATGGGTTTTTGTGATTCCTTCTCTGACAGCTCCTCTGTGCTATCTCTCTCCTGTTTCACATTTAGGTCTCTTTAATGGCCACCAGATCAATACAGAAGAGTGCTTGTTTGATCTGTGAGCTCTCAGATTCCACTCTTTGGGCCCCCACTTGATCTGTTCAAGTTTTAATTCTGTTCAGTTCTCTTGCATGAAGGAAGAGCTTAAGGGGCTTGGACTTGGTTGGGACCTTGGAGAGGAGACGACCTGAGGTGGGAGGTGTTTGGTGAAGCAGAGCCCTCTGGAGAGCAGTGACAACCAAGGGAAGTGGCAGCTTGGTCATAGGGAGATTCTTTGGATTTGCCtctaaaaacccccaaatttctGCACTTTGATAAGGAGCAGTGTTAATTGCCAAGAAAAATGAGTTGCTGTAGTTTGCTGGGTTCTGTGCAGACACAGAATGTGAGGATGGGGGAAGAAAGGTGAAGCATCTTCCCTGGCCATGAGGAGAGGTGAAAGGCATTCTCTGCAcagctggagggagctcaggcCTTTAGTGTCTGCTCTGAGGGCAGGGTTCTTGGCTCCGGTGTGCAGGCTTGAAATCCCAGTGCTGGAAAGGCATCGTGCCTACACAGTCCCTTCGTTCAAAGGTCCTTAGTCCAGACTTCAGTTCTGCTCCTGAAGatgtcatttttattttaagctcCTGCTACAGTGTTAGTTGTGCCCAGAATGGGGCTCCTAAGAGTGCTGTGAGTGATGGTTTCCTGGTTCATGAGGCTGTAAAAAAGCCTGTGGTGAATCAGCTGAGTCCCTCTTCCCTTTGTTTGGAagtgggagctgtgccaggctgttgttttccacagaaatttgggaaaaaacacatgttttcccctcagctcctgcaggctccccctggagctgctggagcagtgaGGCTCCTGAGAGCAGGGGCTGCTTCCAGTTCTGGTGTGGGATAATAGTGCTGCATCCACTGCTGGgtccccagggccctgcagctcctcctgtaATTCTGTTCCTTTCTTTAAGGATCTGTTTCTAATAGAATTCTTCGGTTTCCTTTGTCTTACTGTTCATTTGTTATTCCTCGTTCTTTCCCAGGGCTGTGTCAGACTGTGCAGTGAAGAATATTCTTGGATGGTTTCACGAGATAACTTTTTTTCTGCTACATTTGTGTTTTATTCTTTCCCTTTGCCATCTGTTTGTGGTCTAATTAATGGCAGGATGTTATTTCCTGATGCTCTTCCACTCTTCTGTAACCAGCCTGAGCAGTGCATGTTCATTTtgaaacacttctgctgctgcttcttgaattttttggttttgtatttgATTGCATTGTGATGCCTTTTCCCTTCAGCAGCTTTGCAGGTATTGAAGTTTGGAGCTGTCCCTTGTAAGCTGTTGGTTGCTGTAGGAGCAGTGGGTGGGACGGAGACGAGAGATCTCTGCAGCCAGGGCTTGGAACTCCGGCTCATTGCAAAGGGGGTGGGTGCAGGGCCCTGCTTGGGGCTGCCAGCCGCAGCTCGGAGCAGGCCAAAAGAGAGAGCTGAAGGAGCAAGGGAGGGAAGTTCCCGTTACAACACCATAAACCTTCTTCTGTGCTGAATATTCTAATTTTCACTAACCAATCTAGTACAGGATACAAATCCTATAGCATTTACCTACAGCCTATAAGAATGATTACATTGCCGTACTGTGTTACATTTTAAACCCTAAAAACTACTCTTTGGACCCCTTCTGCCAAGCTGGTAGGGTCTGCTCTGACCCTTGGAGCTGTCTGCAAGCAGAGTTTCATCAAAGTTTTTTCATCAAAAGAGTTTCATCAAAAGAGTTTCATCAAAGTTGTTTCATCAAAGGGGGATTACTTTCAGCCAGCCATACCATTGTTTTCCAGTTGTTCAGTAACCAAGGCTTGGTATCTCAAagcttgctttcatttcaatCTCACTTACAGTTTCCATGTTCtcaaaatcttttgccaggcaatcatatttataaggctttcctgtttcatcttccccaacaagtTGTGTTGCAAGTTTTTTagattttgggcttttttttttttttgaggagttCTGATGAGTTGCATGTATCTGGAACTCTGCTTTtacaaaagcagattttaattGTGTTCTCACTCATTCCTGAAGGATTTTTCACCCTCATGTGCTTATTTCAAACCCAGAACACTCACACTCTGCTCTTGCCTGGATTCAGTGACAGTCCACCACCTCTTGGTCAGCAGTCTTTGTTATTTTTCACTTCCATACACTTCTCATAGTAAGAAATTActtagaatttattttctttttagggATTTGCCATTGCTTACATTTTGCAACTTCCCCTTCAGCTATAGATTCTTGTTGCATTAACCACAGGCTCTTATTGCAGAAACTGGGACTTAAGATTCAGCCAATGATTGTGAATGTGTAAAACTTGATTTGAATTTTGGGCTTTTCTGTAGGATTGTGAAATTTTGATCAAGTTACTAAACTTTTGACAGATGGTGCTGTGCAAGTCAAGCACAAATTAAAGCATTGTGAATTCAGAGAGTCTTTCCTAGtcttaattcctcacctggaaaATAGGTGTCAAATTTGCAGTCAGTTTAGAGTTTGACCTTTGATTTGGAATTCATACTAAAGACTTTTATCTGCTGTGTCCTCTAAAACAAGCCAAGGATGTTTGATTTGCTGAGGGTTTTtgtgattgggtttttttttttttaatgattagGCATGCAAAGCAGCTAACAGGAcctctaaattaattttaattgctACTGTAAGCTGTAAGGCTTAAACTCTTAGCAAGCATCCAATACCCTAAATCCATAAATCACAGGTTAGAACTGAAGCATCATGTTGCTATCACTTGTTTTTTCCTGTGGTGACCTTGCAGGGCATTGTGAAGAGGGACGAGGTGGTGTTCAGGGCTGCCAGGAGCCGTGGGGTCCCCGTGCTGATGGTGACATCCGGGGGGTACCAGAAGAGGACGGCGCGGATCATCGCCGACTCCATCCTCAACCTGCACAgcctggggctcctgggcagAGAGCGCCCAGCAGCCTGTGCTCTTGGGAGTCCCAGCCTGGATCACATGGTCAGAGACTCTGCCAGGGACTTCAGCAACTTGTCACTGCAGTGACAGGTCACTGAGTGTTGGTCACATAACCCAGAGGCAATACAGAGTAACTCTAACTCCTGAATTTATCTTCAGCTAAGGCAACACATCCTTTTAAACTAATTGAAATATGCACTCAAGGGTACTGTCTTTGTGTCTGATATTGCTGTAGAAAGCTTAATTTGCTTCTCTGATTAAAGAAGTATGGATATGGGGTGGGGGGGTCTGTTATGTTGGAAGAACTATGCAGTTGGTATCCAAAGACTGTCCCAGACCTATTTCAGATGGTGCAGCATGGTCTGAGGTGGGAGAAATATGGACTAAAGCTActgttttgtggggttttttaaatactgcattttatttattgctttttaaattgaaatattgTTATAAAATGAGTTCTGTGCAGACTTCAGCTGTCAGTTTAACACTAAAGGGAAGTGCAATACTGTAAAAGCCAGAGCAGTTTGTTTATGGCTTTGAAGCCGAAGCAGTTAGAAGGAATGTTTAGTAAATTCATAGTTTATTCCTGTTGTTGATAGTGACTTAAATCTTGCTCATAAACACCTTGTGAAATAGAATATGAAACACCTTTGGCTTCATATGCAAGTGAGCCATAAGGGCTCACCATTACCAGTCTGGTGTTCTGCATGTGACAGGCAGTAGTTCCTATGCACTGTAACTCACAGATAGAGAAACTACAGTCCAGTGAAAGCTGATCTTGCTGTTCTCAGCAACCCTGAAGAAAAAACTATGTAGGAATATAGGCTATCTTATTATTGCCAACTTGCCATGTATAAAACAGTGAGGAGTagattttaattacttttcccCGACTACTGCTGTCTTTCACTGGCTCAGAGATCAATGGTACTTCTAGTTGCAGTCCTAGTTAGTAAGCAAATCTGTTCATCTAGGAATgcagtgacatttctgcatTAAGATAATGTGCTAACTTTATATGGAGCTTTTAGGAGGATTTTGGAACAAAATAGTGTATTCAAAGCAAATTCAGTTGCCCTACCTGGGAAGTTTGGCTTTGTTCAAGTTGGTATATTTTGCATTAGGTACTATTTGTAGCAGTGGGTTGTAAATGTACTAAACTGTATATTTTGCAAGAGCTTTTATAACTTTCACTGATTTGTACTACAAGTTTTGTGTTTAGGTTGGAGCTGTCCTGTGAGGAAGCATCAGGATTTTCCTTGTAGCAGTAAACTCTTGTGTAAACTGTTTAAGGAATGTTTAATTCTAATTCTTACCTCATTTAGTGTTCATGTTTAGATCATGGGGTTTGTCCATTGTACGAATTGCACAACTGCTATAAATACCTGCTTTAAACCTGATCTGACTTATTGCACTAAGCTTGAGTTGCTACACTGGGATTAAAGAGCACTTTTAAATTTCTTGCTAGAAGGACCATCAGAGTATGACTAATgttgagatttattttttctatactGTTTGACATTACTGAAAGATGTTCTTAttctttcaaataatttttataaaattctAGATTACATTTCTATGAACTAAACCCCCATCATAGCACCATATGGTCTTTCCCCAAACATTTGCTGTCTGTGTTAACATGTTTCTATAATTTCCCCTCAGTGGAGATTAAAATTATGTTGAAAAATGATGACTGACTTCTTGTCACTTCACATGGATCTTAGCTGTCAAAAAGTTTGACTGGAGCAGCGTATTGAAAAGACAAGAAGATGTATTTTTCATACTTAAAATGTGTCTAAAACTACAATGAGTCTCAAGGATGAGTAGTACAAGGTTTGTCAACAGCTTCTTTGAGAGTTCAGTGGTGACTCCTTGAAGAGAGCTTGCAAGTTTTGTGTCCAAATTCTTTTTAAGATGTCATTATAAGGGGTTAAAGTCACTTTCTAAATCCCAAGTTCTATTTCATTGCCTACCTTGTAAGTCCTAATCAAAGTATTTTAGTATAAGAGGTGTTAAACTGGTAACTGAGCTTCTGAGAAGGCTGCAGTAGTTTTAGAGGCTTTTTATAAATCAGTATCTTTTTCAGAGAGCTGAATGTTTGCAGTAGAGCCTGCTGGTTCTCAGGCTCACCTGTGAAATTTCTGATAAGCAGCAGACACATTGACTGCATTTCAGTGTTCATTGTAAAGTTACAATTGGAAAACACACCACTccttcatattttcaaaaatttggTGCCTTAAtagagaaaaggaagaacacTGTGTGTgtaattttatctttaaaagtTCCTGTATCttaccatatatatatatatatatatatatggtatTCTGTGCTTCTCTGCTGCAGTCATCTCTGGTAGATTAAAAAATCAGTGCACAATGCTTTCAAAAGATGCAATTATTAATCATGAGCTGTTTATAAATGAAGCTGTTTATAAATGACTGTAAATATGGCTGGTCATGTAGGCTATCACAAAAAATTATACAGGAGCTAGAGACATGTCAGGGGCTGAGGAGATGGAGTCTGACAGCTGGAGAGTGTTTGAACTACCAATAAATAACTcatggagggagagggaggctgCAAATCCtagaaaaatttttttttggcgAGAGGTTTCCAGAGGAAAATTGGTTTGACCTATATAAAAAAGATAGATATACATTTCACCAAACCATTTTAGTGTTAAAAGCCATTTCATCTGCTTACATTTGCTTAGAGTATTTTTCATgaagtgcagagctgtgctgcagatgACCAAGATGCACAATCTCTCAGTATTTCTTTACAGACACCAGCAGAGGCAGTGAAACTCTGGGTTCGACTGTGTGGGAGTTAAAGAGGAAACTACTGTTGGTATCTGTATGTGTAAATCTCTTTATTCTGCACTGCATGGTGATGATTTAACAGGTTTCTCTTGCCACCAAGGATTGGATTAACTCCTTCTCCTTGCAGGGAGAGGCTGGTGAGGCAACTTCTTGAGCTTTTTGCCACCAAATATCCTGAACCCAGCATTCCCAGGCCAGTTTAAAACTGGAAGTCCCTAATGTGTAAGCACAGCACCGAATTTAGAGAAGAATACAGGCTTGTTCCTTCTTCAGGTTTCATGAGCTTGCCTTGTTTTTCCACCAATTCAAGGCAAACAATAGCCTTCATCATGCTGAAGATAAAATCTGGGAGAGAATGTTTCTGAGAGGAATGAGGCTTCTAATGAAATATGTGATGGTTGAGTTGTCAGCTAATTATCTTTTCCATCTGTTACCTAATAGAATTCTGCAACACT carries:
- the HDAC11 gene encoding histone deacetylase 11 isoform X4 is translated as MNELFLSPQEKQKLAKTNVVAEEKLIADDLIVQAREATDEDLLVVHTRRYLNKLKVLYLFVCFSCKLSRWSFVVATITEIPPVAFLPNFIVQRKVLKPLRTQTGGTIMAGKLAVDRGWAINVGGGFHHCSSDKGGGFCAYADITLAIKFLFERVQGVSRATIIDLDAHQGNGHERDFMDDPRVYIMDAYNRYIYPGDGFAKRAIKRKVELEWGTEDTEYLQKVHTHVEGALNEFKPDIVVYNAGTDILDGDPLGGLAISPQGIVKRDEVVFRAARSRGVPVLMVTSGGYQKRTARIIADSILNLHSLGLLGRERPAACALGSPSLDHMVRDSARDFSNLSLQ
- the HDAC11 gene encoding histone deacetylase 11 isoform X5, whose protein sequence is MNELFLSPQEKQKLAKTNVVAEEKLIADDLIVQAREATDEDLLVVHTRRYLNKLKWSFVVATITEIPPVAFLPNFIVQRKVLKPLRTQTGGTIMAGKLAVDRGWAINVGGGFHHCSSDKGGGFCAYADITLAIKFLFERVQGVSRATIIDLDAHQGNGHERDFMDDPRVYIMDAYNRYIYPGDGFAKRAIKRKVELEWGTEDTEYLQKVHTHVEGALNEFKPDIVVYNAGTDILDGDPLGGLAISPQGIVKRDEVVFRAARSRGVPVLMVTSGGYQKRTARIIADSILNLHSLGLLGRERPAACALGSPSLDHMVRDSARDFSNLSLQ
- the HDAC11 gene encoding histone deacetylase 11 isoform X3, which translates into the protein MGLEKLHPFDAGKWGKVISFLKEEKLIADDLIVQAREATDEDLLVVHTRRYLNKLKVLYLFVCFSCKLSRWSFVVATITEIPPVAFLPNFIVQRKVLKPLRTQTGGTIMAGKLAVDRGWAINVGGGFHHCSSDKGGGFCAYADITLAIKFLFERVQGVSRATIIDLDAHQGNGHERDFMDDPRVYIMDAYNRYIYPGDGFAKRAIKRKVELEWGTEDTEYLQKVHTHVEGALNEFKPDIVVYNAGTDILDGDPLGGLAISPQGIVKRDEVVFRAARSRGVPVLMVTSGGYQKRTARIIADSILNLHSLGLLGRERPAACALGSPSLDHMVRDSARDFSNLSLQ